The Vicia villosa cultivar HV-30 ecotype Madison, WI unplaced genomic scaffold, Vvil1.0 ctg.000318F_1_1_1, whole genome shotgun sequence genome contains a region encoding:
- the LOC131626670 gene encoding serine/threonine-protein kinase STY46-like isoform X2 gives MLMVAKEDNESCGSGVHHRTSSTSSAPSQSRQHRQKLEVYDEILRRLISTGNEEALQPGFNDQLWAHFNRLPTRYALDVNVERAEDVLMHKRLLHLAHDPANRPSIEVHLVQLHPSSDENPADSFQSNAPRVDSGQSSPKYSSRQGIFPPPAFGSSPNLEALALEENDSEDSEEERYVHASVQYSRPMHEITISTDDKPKLLSQLTALLAEVGLNIQEAHAFSTTDGYSLDVFVVEGWPYEETEKLKATLEKEVLKIERHERSRRQSISFVDECDQARMNNELDHLNIPNDGTDVWEIDPKHLKYGTQIASASYGELFKGTYCSQEVAIKVLKTEHVSTEMQKEFAQEVYIMRKVRHKNVVQFMGACTKPPGLCIVTEFMSGGSVYDYLHKHKGCFKFPTLLKVAIDVSKGMSYLHQHNIIHRDLKSANLLMDENGVVKVADFGVARVKVQSGVMTAETGTYRWMAPEVIEHKPYDHKADVFSFGIVLWELLTGKLPYEYLTPLQAAIGVVQKGKRPAIPKSAHPKFVQILEKSWQQDPTLRPDFSEITELLQQLAKEVGDEGERRDRSGGFLSVLRRGHH, from the exons ATGTTGATGGTGGCGAAGGAAGACAACGAAAGCTGCGGCAGCGGAGTGCACCACCGCACGTCGTCCACGTCATCGGCTCCGTCGCAGAGTCGGCAGCATCGCCAGAAACTCGAAGTGTACGATGAGATTCTTCGCCGGCTCATTTCAACCGGTAACGAAGAAGCTTTGCAGCCTGGATTTAACGATCAGCTTTGGGCTCATTTCAACCGTCTTCCTACACG GTATGCGTTAGATGTGAATGTAGAAAGGGCAGAAGATGTTCTTATGCACAAGAGATTACTTCATTTAGCGCATGATCCTGCTAATAGGCCTTCAATTGAAGTTCACTTAGTCCAG CTTCATCCCTCATCTGATGAAAACCCAGCTGACTCTTTCCAATCAAATGCTCCTAGGGTAGATTCTGGTCAAAGCTCTCCTAAATATTCAAGCAGGCAGGG TATATTCCCACCTCCTGCTTTTGGTTCTTCTCCTAATCTTGAAGCACTGGCTCTTGAAGAAAATGATTCTGAAGACTCGGAAGAGGAACGATATGTACATGCAAGTGTACAATATTCACG GCCCATGCATGAAATCACTATCTCAACAGATGACAAGCCAAAGCTTCTCAGCCAG TTAACTGCTTTGCTTGCTGAGGTTGGACTGAACATCCAAGAAGCACATGCTTTTTCCACAACTGATGGTTACTCGTTAGATGTGTTTGTTGTTGAAGGCTGGCCCTATGAG GAAACAGAGAAGCTAAAAGCAACTTTGGAAAAGGAAGTCTTGAAGATTGAG AGACATGAGAGGTCCAGGCGGCAATCAATATCATTTGTTGATGAGTGTGATCAAGCAAGGATGAACAATGAGCTGGATCATTTGAATATTCCAAATGATGGGACAGATGTTTGGGAAATAGATCCCAAACATTTGAAATATGGAACTCAAATTGCATCTGCGTCATACGGTGAACT ATTTAAAGGTACATATTGTAGCCAGGAAGTAGCCATCAAAGTTCTCAAGACTGAACATGTAAGTACAGAAATGCAGAAAGAGTTTGCTCAAGAAGTCTACATCATGAG AAAGGTTCGACACAAGAATGTTGTGCAATTCATGGGCGCATGTACCAAGCCCCCAGGCTTATGCATAGTTACAG AGTTTATGTCTGGTGGAAGTGTATATGACTACTTACATAAGCATAAAGGGTGTTTTAAATTTCCTACCCTGCTCAAAGTTGCAATTGATGTTTCTAAAGGAATGAGCTACTTGCACCAACATAACATAATCCACAGAGACTTGAAATCTGCCAATCTTTTGATGGATGAAAATGGT GTTGTAAAGGTTGCCGATTTCGGAGTTGCTAGAGTGAAAGTTCAATCTGGGGTTATGACAGCGGAAACTGGGACTTATCGTTGGATGGCTCCTGAG GTTATTGAACACAAGCCATATGATCACAAGGCTGATGTATTTAGTTTTGGAATTGTTTTATGGGAGTTGCTCACTGGAAAG CTTCCATACGAATATTTGACCCCTCTACAGGCAGCCATAGGAGTTGTTCAGAAG GGTAAACGGCCCGCCATCCCCAAGAGTGCTCATCCAAAGTTTGTTCAGATTCTTGAGAAGTCTTGGCAGCAAGATCCAACATTAAGACCCGATTTCTCTGAAATCACTGAGCTCTTGCAGCAGTTAGCTAAGGAG
- the LOC131626670 gene encoding serine/threonine-protein kinase STY46-like isoform X3 yields MLMVAKEDNESCGSGVHHRTSSTSSAPSQSRQHRQKLEVYDEILRRLISTGNEEALQPGFNDQLWAHFNRLPTRYALDVNVERAEDVLMHKRLLHLAHDPANRPSIEVHLVQLHPSSDENPADSFQSNAPRVDSGQSSPKYSSRQGSIFPPPAFGSSPNLEALALEENDSEDSEEERYVHASVQYSRPMHEITISTDDKPKLLSQLTALLAEVGLNIQEAHAFSTTDGYSLDVFVVEGWPYEETEKLKATLEKEVLKIERHERSRRQSISFVDECDQARMNNELDHLNIPNDGTDVWEIDPKHLKYGTQIASASYGELFKGTYCSQEVAIKVLKTEHVSTEMQKEFAQEVYIMRKVRHKNVVQFMGACTKPPGLCIVTEFMSGGSVYDYLHKHKGCFKFPTLLKVAIDVSKGMSYLHQHNIIHRDLKSANLLMDENGVVKVADFGVARVKVQSGVMTAETGTYRWMAPEHT; encoded by the exons ATGTTGATGGTGGCGAAGGAAGACAACGAAAGCTGCGGCAGCGGAGTGCACCACCGCACGTCGTCCACGTCATCGGCTCCGTCGCAGAGTCGGCAGCATCGCCAGAAACTCGAAGTGTACGATGAGATTCTTCGCCGGCTCATTTCAACCGGTAACGAAGAAGCTTTGCAGCCTGGATTTAACGATCAGCTTTGGGCTCATTTCAACCGTCTTCCTACACG GTATGCGTTAGATGTGAATGTAGAAAGGGCAGAAGATGTTCTTATGCACAAGAGATTACTTCATTTAGCGCATGATCCTGCTAATAGGCCTTCAATTGAAGTTCACTTAGTCCAG CTTCATCCCTCATCTGATGAAAACCCAGCTGACTCTTTCCAATCAAATGCTCCTAGGGTAGATTCTGGTCAAAGCTCTCCTAAATATTCAAGCAGGCAGGG TAGTATATTCCCACCTCCTGCTTTTGGTTCTTCTCCTAATCTTGAAGCACTGGCTCTTGAAGAAAATGATTCTGAAGACTCGGAAGAGGAACGATATGTACATGCAAGTGTACAATATTCACG GCCCATGCATGAAATCACTATCTCAACAGATGACAAGCCAAAGCTTCTCAGCCAG TTAACTGCTTTGCTTGCTGAGGTTGGACTGAACATCCAAGAAGCACATGCTTTTTCCACAACTGATGGTTACTCGTTAGATGTGTTTGTTGTTGAAGGCTGGCCCTATGAG GAAACAGAGAAGCTAAAAGCAACTTTGGAAAAGGAAGTCTTGAAGATTGAG AGACATGAGAGGTCCAGGCGGCAATCAATATCATTTGTTGATGAGTGTGATCAAGCAAGGATGAACAATGAGCTGGATCATTTGAATATTCCAAATGATGGGACAGATGTTTGGGAAATAGATCCCAAACATTTGAAATATGGAACTCAAATTGCATCTGCGTCATACGGTGAACT ATTTAAAGGTACATATTGTAGCCAGGAAGTAGCCATCAAAGTTCTCAAGACTGAACATGTAAGTACAGAAATGCAGAAAGAGTTTGCTCAAGAAGTCTACATCATGAG AAAGGTTCGACACAAGAATGTTGTGCAATTCATGGGCGCATGTACCAAGCCCCCAGGCTTATGCATAGTTACAG AGTTTATGTCTGGTGGAAGTGTATATGACTACTTACATAAGCATAAAGGGTGTTTTAAATTTCCTACCCTGCTCAAAGTTGCAATTGATGTTTCTAAAGGAATGAGCTACTTGCACCAACATAACATAATCCACAGAGACTTGAAATCTGCCAATCTTTTGATGGATGAAAATGGT GTTGTAAAGGTTGCCGATTTCGGAGTTGCTAGAGTGAAAGTTCAATCTGGGGTTATGACAGCGGAAACTGGGACTTATCGTTGGATGGCTCCTGAG CACACCTAA
- the LOC131626670 gene encoding serine/threonine-protein kinase STY46-like isoform X1, producing MLMVAKEDNESCGSGVHHRTSSTSSAPSQSRQHRQKLEVYDEILRRLISTGNEEALQPGFNDQLWAHFNRLPTRYALDVNVERAEDVLMHKRLLHLAHDPANRPSIEVHLVQLHPSSDENPADSFQSNAPRVDSGQSSPKYSSRQGSIFPPPAFGSSPNLEALALEENDSEDSEEERYVHASVQYSRPMHEITISTDDKPKLLSQLTALLAEVGLNIQEAHAFSTTDGYSLDVFVVEGWPYEETEKLKATLEKEVLKIERHERSRRQSISFVDECDQARMNNELDHLNIPNDGTDVWEIDPKHLKYGTQIASASYGELFKGTYCSQEVAIKVLKTEHVSTEMQKEFAQEVYIMRKVRHKNVVQFMGACTKPPGLCIVTEFMSGGSVYDYLHKHKGCFKFPTLLKVAIDVSKGMSYLHQHNIIHRDLKSANLLMDENGVVKVADFGVARVKVQSGVMTAETGTYRWMAPEVIEHKPYDHKADVFSFGIVLWELLTGKLPYEYLTPLQAAIGVVQKGKRPAIPKSAHPKFVQILEKSWQQDPTLRPDFSEITELLQQLAKEVGDEGERRDRSGGFLSVLRRGHH from the exons ATGTTGATGGTGGCGAAGGAAGACAACGAAAGCTGCGGCAGCGGAGTGCACCACCGCACGTCGTCCACGTCATCGGCTCCGTCGCAGAGTCGGCAGCATCGCCAGAAACTCGAAGTGTACGATGAGATTCTTCGCCGGCTCATTTCAACCGGTAACGAAGAAGCTTTGCAGCCTGGATTTAACGATCAGCTTTGGGCTCATTTCAACCGTCTTCCTACACG GTATGCGTTAGATGTGAATGTAGAAAGGGCAGAAGATGTTCTTATGCACAAGAGATTACTTCATTTAGCGCATGATCCTGCTAATAGGCCTTCAATTGAAGTTCACTTAGTCCAG CTTCATCCCTCATCTGATGAAAACCCAGCTGACTCTTTCCAATCAAATGCTCCTAGGGTAGATTCTGGTCAAAGCTCTCCTAAATATTCAAGCAGGCAGGG TAGTATATTCCCACCTCCTGCTTTTGGTTCTTCTCCTAATCTTGAAGCACTGGCTCTTGAAGAAAATGATTCTGAAGACTCGGAAGAGGAACGATATGTACATGCAAGTGTACAATATTCACG GCCCATGCATGAAATCACTATCTCAACAGATGACAAGCCAAAGCTTCTCAGCCAG TTAACTGCTTTGCTTGCTGAGGTTGGACTGAACATCCAAGAAGCACATGCTTTTTCCACAACTGATGGTTACTCGTTAGATGTGTTTGTTGTTGAAGGCTGGCCCTATGAG GAAACAGAGAAGCTAAAAGCAACTTTGGAAAAGGAAGTCTTGAAGATTGAG AGACATGAGAGGTCCAGGCGGCAATCAATATCATTTGTTGATGAGTGTGATCAAGCAAGGATGAACAATGAGCTGGATCATTTGAATATTCCAAATGATGGGACAGATGTTTGGGAAATAGATCCCAAACATTTGAAATATGGAACTCAAATTGCATCTGCGTCATACGGTGAACT ATTTAAAGGTACATATTGTAGCCAGGAAGTAGCCATCAAAGTTCTCAAGACTGAACATGTAAGTACAGAAATGCAGAAAGAGTTTGCTCAAGAAGTCTACATCATGAG AAAGGTTCGACACAAGAATGTTGTGCAATTCATGGGCGCATGTACCAAGCCCCCAGGCTTATGCATAGTTACAG AGTTTATGTCTGGTGGAAGTGTATATGACTACTTACATAAGCATAAAGGGTGTTTTAAATTTCCTACCCTGCTCAAAGTTGCAATTGATGTTTCTAAAGGAATGAGCTACTTGCACCAACATAACATAATCCACAGAGACTTGAAATCTGCCAATCTTTTGATGGATGAAAATGGT GTTGTAAAGGTTGCCGATTTCGGAGTTGCTAGAGTGAAAGTTCAATCTGGGGTTATGACAGCGGAAACTGGGACTTATCGTTGGATGGCTCCTGAG GTTATTGAACACAAGCCATATGATCACAAGGCTGATGTATTTAGTTTTGGAATTGTTTTATGGGAGTTGCTCACTGGAAAG CTTCCATACGAATATTTGACCCCTCTACAGGCAGCCATAGGAGTTGTTCAGAAG GGTAAACGGCCCGCCATCCCCAAGAGTGCTCATCCAAAGTTTGTTCAGATTCTTGAGAAGTCTTGGCAGCAAGATCCAACATTAAGACCCGATTTCTCTGAAATCACTGAGCTCTTGCAGCAGTTAGCTAAGGAG